The Coleofasciculus sp. FACHB-T130 genome includes the window CACCTCCGTAAGCAACCGGCTGTTTGTTGGCTTGGGGATACCATGCCTGTCGCCACTGTGTCATCTGATTAATTTCTTTGTTTTGGTCTTGGATGATATTGTCAGCTAACTGCTTGATTTCAGGGCGTTTAGATTTCTGTTGGGCTTCTTTTGCCATCATCACCGCACCTTGATGATGTACGCTCATCGCGTCAATAAATCGCAGCTCGTAGTTAGCATCGGCTGGCCCTAAATCCATTGCCATGCTATGATTCATGCCGCTTCCGTGTCCCCTGTGTTCCATGTGTTCCATGCCGCCAGCATCTGATGGGGAGGCGGTTGGGGCTTGGGCTTGGTTTTGAGAGCCACTAGAACAAGCTGTCAGAAATCCGCCAGTCATGGAGGCGATCGCTACCAGGGTGACAGCCAAAAAACCATTTTTAAAAGAATTAATTTGCATAGATAGGGGCATCAATTTATTTAACTATCCTCGCTCCTGATCTGTAAGTTAGTTCAAGAAAGCAGTAGGTATTTCTCAGTGTTTTACAAAAAAATGAAATTAGGATGAAATCCTGATAGGTCATTCGGAAGAAATTTAAAGCATTTAATTAGATAGACGCGATCGCACCTTCCTCATTCTTAAGGTTAACGCCAACAAAAGTACCTTTAATGACGGTTAACTTAAACCAAAATCGAATTAGCCAAAAAATGCAGCAGTGTATTTAATGATGCAAGGGCAGTCTGATTGTAAACGTGCTGCCTTTGCCCAGTTCGCTATGAACGTCGATGCTGCCGTTGTGGGCAGTAGCGATCGCTTTGGCAATTGACAAGCCCAATCCAGAACCGCCTGTGTGTCGAGAGCGATCGCTATTTATCCGATAAAAGCGGTCAAAAATCCGCGTCTGTTCTGGGGGTGCAATGCCAACGCCAGTATCTTTTAAGTGCTTAAGCAAAATTAATTACATATTCGGTTCCGACTTTT containing:
- a CDS encoding DUF305 domain-containing protein; the encoded protein is MQINSFKNGFLAVTLVAIASMTGGFLTACSSGSQNQAQAPTASPSDAGGMEHMEHRGHGSGMNHSMAMDLGPADANYELRFIDAMSVHHQGAVMMAKEAQQKSKRPEIKQLADNIIQDQNKEINQMTQWRQAWYPQANKQPVAYGGADKSVVPMSEQQRQSMMMSGDMGAADAEFDLRFIIGMIAHHEGALTMAEDALNKSKRPEIKQLSQQIITSQKAEIEKMQQWRQAWYKK